Proteins from a single region of Mytilus trossulus isolate FHL-02 chromosome 2, PNRI_Mtr1.1.1.hap1, whole genome shotgun sequence:
- the LOC134706198 gene encoding peroxisomal carnitine O-octanoyltransferase-like isoform X2: MAGNLDPDLIYSSTEEKTFSNQDKLPPLPVPDLSHTLDRYLDSVKPHVTPEQYRQTEFIVQQFASGVGKQLHKELLEKAKHSRNWLESWWDSAAYLEGRYPVAPHVNFGGPGPYIHHVYPPKAGTQIYRAGMILHSSLKFWQLVRQEKLRIDKDSKGNKMCMNQFLRAYSTCRIPGAHVDHLSFNFKTESQGDTPRHAIVMYKERIFTFDCVDEDYEILTPPEISQQLQKIKDFCKTHPQGQGVGALTALERTPWAEMRSRLMALHPENFHYLRTIETAIFVATLDDANPTSEVELFQESLGGTPIDKWFDKSLNLIFFENGTAGSNCDHTPVDAMVLVASTYYNDLFIAKNKGKWQGSTTKRDLPEPVQLIFHVDDVIKDNIIKAKLDHKQVSDNLQCNAKFYTKYGKTYLRRNNLHPDTHVQLALQYAYYKIHKKPGPTYETATIRRFYNGRTETMRSCTSEALEWSKSMCNKNTSEQTKYNLYLKASNKHNRLMSEAQEVKGCDRHLLGLYLLGREQGLPVPQIFTDPAFTKSGGGGNFALSTSFVGYTTVYGGVAPMVEDGYGCFYHMEPKQIAAVVTTWRSCKETDSVVFMNEVHQCFTEMGDMIEKGQQTHAKL, from the exons ATGGCAGGTAACTTAGACCCAGACCTGATTTATAGTTCAACTGAAGAGAAGACATTCAGTAATCAGGATAAATTACCTCCCTTACCTGTACCTGATCTTAGTCATACACTGGACAGGTATTTAGATTCTG taaAACCCCACGTAACACCAGAGCAATATAGACAGACAGAATTTATTGTTCAACAGTTTGCATCTGGTGTTGGCAAACAATTGCACAAGGAGCTTTTAGAAAAGGCTAAACACTCTAGAAATTGG TTGGAAAGTTGGTGGGATTCAGCTGCTTACTTAGAGGGTCGATACCCAGTGGCACCTCATGTTAACTTTGGTGGACCTGGACCATATATTCACCACGTCTACCCACCAAAGGCAGGCACACAGATATACAGAGCTGGCATGATTTTGCATTCATCTCTAAAATTCTGGCAGTTGGTTAGACA agaaaaattaagaatagaTAAAGACAGTAAAGGAAACAAGATGTGTATgaaccaattcctcagagcataTAGTACCTGTAGAATACCAGGGGCCCATGTTGATCATTTGTCCTTCAACTTTAAAACAG AATCACAAGGAGATACACCTAGACATGCTATAGTGATGTACAAGGAGAGGATATTTACATTTGATTGTGTTGATGAAGATTATGAAATATTAACTCCTCCTGAAATCAGTcaacaattacaaaaaatcaaGGATTTTTGCAAGACACATCCACAGGGTCAAGGTGTGGGGGCACTAACAGCACTTGAAAGAACTCCCTGGGCTGAG atgAGAAGCAGATTAATGGCTTTACATcctgaaaattttcattatcTACGGACCATTGAGACTGCTATTTTTGTTGCGACTTTAGATGATGCCAACCCTACTAGTGAAGTTGAA tTGTTTCAAGAATCATTGGGTGGAACACCAATAGACAAATGGTTTGATAAATCACTCAACCttatcttttttgaaaatggGACAGCAGGTTCCAACTGTGAT CACACACCAGTGGATGCAATGGTTCTTGTAGCCAGTACATATTATAATGACCtgtttattgcaaaaaataaaggaaaatggCAG GGAAGTACTACAAAAAGAGATTTACCAGAACCTGTACAACTTATATTCCATGTAGATGATGTTATTAAAGATAATATAATCAAAGCTAAACTTGACCACAAACAAGTA TCAGACAATCTGCAGTGTAATGCcaagttttatacaaaatatggaAAGACATATTTACGCAGAAATAATCTACATCCAGATACACATGTACAACTAGCATTACAGTACGCTTactataaaatacacaaaaa ACCCGGGCCAACATATGAAACAGCAACAATAAGACGATTTTATAATGGACGTACAGAGACAATGAGGAGTTGTACAAGTGAAGCTTTGGAATGGAGTAAATCTATGTGCAATAAAAATACTTCG gaacagacaaaatataatttatatctgAAAGCTTCAAATAAACATAACAGATTGATGAGTGAAGCACAGGAAGTCAAAG gttGTGATCGACATTTACTAGGGCTATACCTGTTAGGAAGAGAACAAGGATTACCTGTTCCACAAATATTTACTGATCCTGCTTTTACTAAAAG tgGTGGCGGTGGTAACTTTGCCTTGTCTACAAGCTTTGTTGGATATACAACAGTTTATGGTGGAGTGGCTCCAATGGTGGAAGATGGTTATGGTTGTTTTTATCACATGGAACCTAAACA
- the LOC134706198 gene encoding peroxisomal carnitine O-octanoyltransferase-like isoform X3, whose product MAGNLDPDLIYSSTEEKTFSNQDKLPPLPVPDLSHTLDRYLDSVKPHVTPEQYRQTEFIVQQFASGVGKQLHKELLEKAKHSRNWLESWWDSAAYLEGRYPVAPHVNFGGPGPYIHHVYPPKAGTQIYRAGMILHSSLKFWQLVRQEKLRIDKDSKGNKMCMNQFLRAYSTCRIPGAHVDHLSFNFKTESQGDTPRHAIVMYKERIFTFDCVDEDYEILTPPEISQQLQKIKDFCKTHPQGQGVGALTALERTPWAEMRSRLMALHPENFHYLRTIETAIFVATLDDANPTSEVELFQESLGGTPIDKWFDKSLNLIFFENGTAGSNCDHSPADGMVYIAFKSYVELLVCKTKGHWQGSTTKRDLPEPVQLIFHVDDVIKDNIIKAKLDHKQVSDNLQCNAKFYTKYGKTYLRRNNLHPDTHVQLALQYAYYKIHKKPGPTYETATIRRFYNGRTETMRSCTSEALEWSKSMCNKNTSEQTKYNLYLKASNKHNRLMSEAQEVKGCDRHLLGLYLLGREQGLPVPQIFTDPAFTKSGGGGNFALSTSFVGYTTVYGGVAPMVEDGYGCFYHMEPKQIAAVVTTWRSCKETDSVVFMNEVHQCFTEMGDMIEKGQQTHAKL is encoded by the exons ATGGCAGGTAACTTAGACCCAGACCTGATTTATAGTTCAACTGAAGAGAAGACATTCAGTAATCAGGATAAATTACCTCCCTTACCTGTACCTGATCTTAGTCATACACTGGACAGGTATTTAGATTCTG taaAACCCCACGTAACACCAGAGCAATATAGACAGACAGAATTTATTGTTCAACAGTTTGCATCTGGTGTTGGCAAACAATTGCACAAGGAGCTTTTAGAAAAGGCTAAACACTCTAGAAATTGG TTGGAAAGTTGGTGGGATTCAGCTGCTTACTTAGAGGGTCGATACCCAGTGGCACCTCATGTTAACTTTGGTGGACCTGGACCATATATTCACCACGTCTACCCACCAAAGGCAGGCACACAGATATACAGAGCTGGCATGATTTTGCATTCATCTCTAAAATTCTGGCAGTTGGTTAGACA agaaaaattaagaatagaTAAAGACAGTAAAGGAAACAAGATGTGTATgaaccaattcctcagagcataTAGTACCTGTAGAATACCAGGGGCCCATGTTGATCATTTGTCCTTCAACTTTAAAACAG AATCACAAGGAGATACACCTAGACATGCTATAGTGATGTACAAGGAGAGGATATTTACATTTGATTGTGTTGATGAAGATTATGAAATATTAACTCCTCCTGAAATCAGTcaacaattacaaaaaatcaaGGATTTTTGCAAGACACATCCACAGGGTCAAGGTGTGGGGGCACTAACAGCACTTGAAAGAACTCCCTGGGCTGAG atgAGAAGCAGATTAATGGCTTTACATcctgaaaattttcattatcTACGGACCATTGAGACTGCTATTTTTGTTGCGACTTTAGATGATGCCAACCCTACTAGTGAAGTTGAA tTGTTTCAAGAATCATTGGGTGGAACACCAATAGACAAATGGTTTGATAAATCACTCAACCttatcttttttgaaaatggGACAGCAGGTTCCAACTGTGAT caCTCACCTGCTGATGGTATGGTCTATATTGCCTTTAAGTCTTATGTTGAACTGCTAGTATGCAAAACTAAAGGACATTGGCAG GGAAGTACTACAAAAAGAGATTTACCAGAACCTGTACAACTTATATTCCATGTAGATGATGTTATTAAAGATAATATAATCAAAGCTAAACTTGACCACAAACAAGTA TCAGACAATCTGCAGTGTAATGCcaagttttatacaaaatatggaAAGACATATTTACGCAGAAATAATCTACATCCAGATACACATGTACAACTAGCATTACAGTACGCTTactataaaatacacaaaaa ACCCGGGCCAACATATGAAACAGCAACAATAAGACGATTTTATAATGGACGTACAGAGACAATGAGGAGTTGTACAAGTGAAGCTTTGGAATGGAGTAAATCTATGTGCAATAAAAATACTTCG gaacagacaaaatataatttatatctgAAAGCTTCAAATAAACATAACAGATTGATGAGTGAAGCACAGGAAGTCAAAG gttGTGATCGACATTTACTAGGGCTATACCTGTTAGGAAGAGAACAAGGATTACCTGTTCCACAAATATTTACTGATCCTGCTTTTACTAAAAG tgGTGGCGGTGGTAACTTTGCCTTGTCTACAAGCTTTGTTGGATATACAACAGTTTATGGTGGAGTGGCTCCAATGGTGGAAGATGGTTATGGTTGTTTTTATCACATGGAACCTAAACA